One segment of Ficedula albicollis isolate OC2 chromosome 2, FicAlb1.5, whole genome shotgun sequence DNA contains the following:
- the MPPE1 gene encoding metallophosphoesterase 1 — MLSSSSTTVKNLPLKRRLCFLLKLVCFVSSVLIFCEFLIYYVVIFQCRWPNVKGGAHMSEKETSASVLKAIILADTHLLGEIKGHWLDKLRREWQMERSFQTALWLLQPDIVFILGDVFDEGKWSSPQAWADDVRRFQKMFKHSVFTELVVIAGNHDIGFHYEMTTYKVNRFEKVFNFTSGKLITRXXXSFVLVNSVAMEGDGCAVCRTSEAKLVALSHKLNCSQQKPNHSKRRCNDVEKLPASEPILLQHYPLYRKSDAECTGEDSAPPEEKSIPFKEKYDVLSQEASQKLLWWFQPRLILSGHTHSACEVLHAGKIPEISVPSFSWRNRNNPSFIMGSITPTDFSLQKCFLPFESRVFTIYCAAGALLVILVLAHVQLLTPPFYFAQRLISKHKAV, encoded by the exons ATGCTGAGTTCTAGCTCGACCACTGTGAAGAATCTCCCTCTGAAGAGGAGgctctgttttctgctgaaaCTTGTGTGCTTTGTTAGCTCAGTGTTAATATTTTgtgagtttttaatttattatgtGGTAATATTTCAATGCCGATGGCCAAACGTGAAAGGTGGAGCTCACATGAGTGAAAAAGAGACCTCAGCTTCAGTCCTAAAGGCCATAATTTTAGCTGATACACACCTACTTGGTGAAATCAAAGGACATTGGCTGGATAAGCTAAGAAg ggAATGGCAAATGGAGAGATCTTTCCAAACTGCCTTATGGTTACTGCAGCCAGATATTGTTTTTATTCTGGGAGATGTTTTTGATGAAGGAAAATGGAGCTCACCTCAG gccTGGGCAGATGATGTCAGGAGGTTCCAGAAAATGTTCAAGCATTCAGTTTTTACGGAGCTGGTGGTCATCGCTGGGAATCACGACATCGGATTCCATTACGA AATGACTACTTACAAGGTAAATCGATTTGAAAAGGTTTTCAACTTTACTTCAGGAAAGCTGATAACTAGGANNNNNN CCAGCTTTGTCCTGGTGAACAGTGTAGCCATGGAGGGTGATGGCTGTGCTGTCTGCCGTACCTCAGAGGCAAAACTTGTGGCTCTTTCTCACAAACTGAATTGCTCCCAGCAG AAACCAAATCATTCCAAAAGAAGATGCAATGATGTGGAAAAACTTCCAGCTTCAGAACCCATCCTTTTACAG CATTACCCTCTCTATCGGAAAAGTGATGCTGAATGCACTGGAGAAGATTCTGCTCCTCCAGAGGAGAAAAGCATCCCCTTTAAAGAGAAGTATGATGTACTGTCTCAAGAGGCATCACAAAAG CTGCTATGGTGGTTCCAGCCCCGTTTGATTCTCAGTGGGCACACTCATAGTGCTTGTGAAGTGCTGCATGCAGGGAAAATTCCAGAAATCAGTGTCCCATCATTCAGTTGGAGGAATAGAAACAATCCTAGTTTCATTATg GGCAGCATAACACCAACTGACTTCTCCCTCCAAAAATGCTTCCTTCCATTTGAGAGCAGAGTCTTCACTATCTACTGTGCAGCAGGTGCTCTGCTTGTGATCCTGGTACTAGCTCATGTTCAGCTTCTCACTCCACCGTTTTATTTTGCTCAGCGTTTAATCAGTAAGCATAAAGCAGTATGA